The Thermanaerovibrio acidaminovorans DSM 6589 genome contains a region encoding:
- the lon gene encoding endopeptidase La: MGNMEGDIPSLTLPVLPVRDMVIFPGVVVPLFVGRPKSLKAIDLAMDQDRKILVVSQRDLRVEDPGDEDLFRVGTVCTVLQMLKVPDGTLKVLIQGDEAVDVEEFEFSKDLISAVCRDRDYLEDEDQETEPLRRSVLEQFERYVGLHPKVPSEVFAPLAEESSQRVADLVASHLVVGVAEKQQLLEARSLNQRLREELKLLIRENDLLEMEHSIQERVRREMERGHREYYLREQLKAIQEELGSSDGVGEIDEYRARIEKSKMPKEAKEKARYELDRLSKMPSTSAEAAVCRTYLDWLISLPWANQTKDRLEIGLAQQVLDEDHYGLKEVKDRIVEFLAVRKLAGNDVRAQVLCFVGPPGVGKTSLARSIARALNRKFVNMSLGGVRDEAEIRGHRRTYVGALPGRIIQKMRVAGVKNPVMLLDEIDKIGADFRGDPSAALLEVLDPEQNHAFSDHFLEVPFDLSRVMFITTANSHHTIPKPLLDRMELISIPGYVAEEKVHIASRHLWPRIVRENGLSDMGLKLSKGTLERIISDYTREAGVRNLDRQLSKIARKVACARVAAEESGASFEAPRITTASLVKYLGAPKGYDTVIPQGSAVGAVVGLAWTETGGDVLLLEAAAMAGKGKVSFTGNLGDIMQESVQAAVGFLRSHAQELRMDHVKWDEMDLHVHVPEGATPKDGPSAGVGLAVAICSAILKVPVRTDMAVTGEITLRGAVLPVGGIREKCLAAKRNRIREMILPFANRADVEDMPDWARKGLTFHFISSAEEAFRLLIKGDG, translated from the coding sequence ATGGGGAACATGGAGGGGGATATCCCTAGCCTCACCCTTCCGGTCCTCCCGGTCCGGGACATGGTCATATTCCCCGGCGTGGTGGTACCCCTGTTCGTGGGGAGGCCCAAGTCCCTTAAGGCCATAGACTTGGCGATGGACCAGGATCGCAAGATCCTGGTGGTCTCCCAGAGGGACCTTCGGGTGGAGGACCCCGGGGATGAGGACCTCTTCCGGGTCGGCACTGTGTGCACGGTGTTGCAGATGCTCAAGGTTCCGGACGGCACCCTGAAGGTGCTGATCCAGGGGGATGAGGCGGTGGACGTGGAGGAGTTCGAGTTCTCCAAGGACCTCATATCCGCCGTCTGCCGGGATCGGGACTACCTGGAGGATGAGGACCAGGAGACGGAGCCCCTGAGGCGCTCCGTGTTGGAGCAGTTTGAGCGGTACGTTGGGCTTCACCCCAAGGTGCCGTCCGAGGTTTTCGCCCCCCTGGCGGAGGAGAGTAGCCAGCGGGTGGCGGATCTGGTGGCCTCCCATTTGGTGGTGGGGGTTGCGGAGAAGCAGCAGCTCCTGGAGGCCAGGTCACTGAACCAGCGCCTCCGGGAGGAGCTGAAGCTGCTCATAAGGGAGAACGACCTCCTGGAGATGGAGCACAGCATCCAGGAGAGGGTCCGCCGGGAGATGGAGCGGGGCCATCGGGAGTACTACCTTAGGGAGCAGCTGAAGGCAATACAGGAGGAGCTGGGATCCTCGGATGGCGTGGGGGAGATAGACGAGTACCGGGCCAGGATAGAAAAGTCCAAGATGCCCAAGGAGGCCAAGGAGAAGGCCCGGTACGAGCTGGATAGGCTCTCCAAGATGCCCTCCACATCGGCAGAGGCGGCGGTCTGCAGGACCTACCTGGACTGGCTCATATCCCTCCCTTGGGCCAATCAGACCAAGGATAGGCTCGAGATAGGCCTTGCCCAGCAGGTGCTGGACGAGGACCACTATGGCCTCAAGGAAGTGAAGGACCGGATAGTGGAGTTCCTGGCGGTCCGTAAGCTTGCGGGCAACGACGTGAGGGCCCAGGTGCTCTGCTTTGTGGGTCCCCCTGGGGTTGGGAAGACCTCCCTGGCCAGATCCATAGCCAGGGCCCTGAACCGCAAGTTCGTCAACATGTCCCTCGGAGGGGTCAGGGACGAGGCGGAGATCCGAGGGCATAGGCGGACCTACGTGGGGGCCCTGCCGGGGAGGATCATACAGAAGATGCGGGTGGCGGGGGTCAAGAACCCGGTGATGCTACTGGACGAGATAGACAAGATAGGAGCCGACTTCAGGGGGGATCCCTCCGCGGCGTTGCTGGAGGTGCTGGATCCGGAGCAGAACCATGCCTTCTCGGACCACTTCCTCGAGGTCCCCTTCGACCTGAGCCGGGTCATGTTCATAACCACCGCCAACAGCCACCACACGATCCCCAAACCCTTGCTGGACAGGATGGAGCTCATAAGCATCCCGGGCTACGTGGCGGAGGAGAAGGTCCACATCGCATCCCGGCACCTTTGGCCCCGGATAGTCCGGGAGAACGGCCTATCGGACATGGGCCTGAAGCTCAGCAAGGGTACCCTGGAGAGGATAATCTCCGACTACACCCGGGAGGCGGGGGTCAGGAACCTGGATCGGCAGCTTTCCAAGATAGCCCGCAAGGTGGCCTGCGCCCGGGTGGCGGCGGAGGAGTCGGGGGCCAGCTTTGAGGCCCCCAGGATAACCACCGCCTCGCTGGTCAAGTACCTTGGAGCCCCCAAGGGGTACGACACGGTTATCCCCCAGGGGAGCGCCGTGGGGGCCGTGGTGGGCCTGGCTTGGACCGAGACTGGGGGGGACGTTCTGCTCCTGGAGGCGGCCGCCATGGCCGGCAAGGGGAAGGTGTCCTTCACCGGCAACCTGGGTGACATAATGCAGGAGTCCGTCCAGGCGGCGGTGGGCTTCCTTAGGTCCCACGCCCAGGAACTCCGCATGGACCACGTCAAGTGGGACGAGATGGACCTCCACGTCCACGTCCCAGAGGGGGCAACCCCCAAGGACGGTCCCTCCGCTGGAGTGGGGCTGGCGGTGGCCATATGTTCTGCCATCCTTAAGGTCCCGGTTAGGACCGACATGGCGGTCACCGGGGAGATAACCCTCCGGGGAGCGGTGTTGCCCGTGGGGGGCATCCGGGAGAAGTGTCTGGCAGCCAAGCGGAACCGCATCCGGGAGATGATCCTGCCCTTCGCCAACCGGGCGGATGTGGAGGACATGCCCGATTGGGCCCGAAAGGGGCTCACGTTCCATTTCATATCCTCCGCGGAGGAGGCGTTTCGCTTGCTCATAAAGGGTGACGGTTGA
- the yihA gene encoding ribosome biogenesis GTP-binding protein YihA/YsxC produces MLWRAQLIACAYRYDQVPPHHLPEVVMVGRSNVGKSSLINAMIGQRLAKVSKTPGKTRSVNFFEVQGDPPFVLVDLPGYGFAARSGGELELWRRLIERYFRSSRVSLVLQLVDFRHGFLKNDRQMEEYLAGLQIPVGVVFTKLDKVSGSRRKSALDAYVKEGFRCSIGPFLVSSETKEGLGDLKSGLSLWLKEGSVPREGL; encoded by the coding sequence ATGCTCTGGCGGGCCCAGCTGATCGCCTGCGCCTACCGTTACGATCAGGTGCCGCCTCACCATCTGCCCGAGGTGGTGATGGTGGGGCGCTCCAACGTGGGCAAGTCGAGCCTTATAAACGCCATGATAGGCCAGAGGTTGGCCAAGGTGAGCAAGACCCCTGGCAAGACCAGGAGTGTCAACTTCTTTGAGGTCCAAGGGGATCCTCCCTTCGTCCTGGTGGACCTGCCGGGATACGGTTTCGCCGCCCGGAGTGGGGGAGAGCTGGAGCTCTGGCGGAGGCTGATCGAACGCTATTTCAGATCCTCCCGGGTCAGCCTGGTCCTCCAGCTGGTGGACTTCAGGCACGGTTTTCTAAAGAACGACAGGCAGATGGAGGAGTACCTGGCGGGGCTCCAGATCCCGGTGGGGGTGGTGTTCACAAAGCTGGACAAGGTGAGTGGTTCCCGACGCAAGTCCGCCCTGGATGCTTACGTCAAGGAGGGCTTCCGGTGTTCCATCGGGCCATTCCTGGTATCGTCGGAGACCAAGGAGGGGCTGGGGGACCTCAAGTCCGGGCTGTCCCTATGGCTCAAGGAAGGTTCCGTGCCCCGTGAGGGGCTTTGA
- a CDS encoding YncE family protein: MRRWVAVAAGVIIWVLLLCLGVGAQEMPKADRRASEVIFMMAYRDLLGRRYWSSLANISGALKKDTYFVDLYFLRSVVQRRMGNLDDAAASLRSYLEVRRNDYRGKSILRSLEDEIRSLRLALRPKASMLSATFVDARDGSVLPKLDRTFILGMGGAGKVSSLGDKLFLVDSLGDRVVIYRGGKRLASLAIKSPVAVVPLDYLNWVVLSSDGGAFRVEENQYSGAISQWPYFKHDGHISDGVALSDGAFAVTDRISGSLLILSSGGRVMGQWRPKGSGRLPELVAVDSLGSRLAVADRGRGMVYVLDWTGGSSFKEVANVRVNGVRDLTWNHEGGLFVVAEGGALFKVGPLWDGTVTLDTVARGLKDPWTVCTYQGGIMLLDQGGRQPLWGGLIYNDGAVNGLFGVMDMAIDEGDVYSLTMTSRLSPFFASIGDRFPVVRGVWQNKLALVSVSGSRRLIPEPQVVALESPDGDPSRLWRDIRAREEKGMSLPQVLLLNSNVRLGRRDQERLLAYCLMNGLRLDVAAIGVPSSPELDAVRRLTGGSLYFRAKPALTPLDGVEWTFRMPLPKVDVPLGNVSDSLVSLFVDAEDYSFREWMPFFPAAFR, from the coding sequence ATGAGGAGGTGGGTGGCGGTAGCGGCGGGGGTCATCATATGGGTCCTCTTGCTATGTTTGGGGGTGGGTGCCCAGGAGATGCCCAAGGCGGATCGGCGGGCATCGGAAGTCATTTTCATGATGGCTTACCGGGACCTGCTGGGCCGCAGGTATTGGAGCTCCCTGGCCAACATATCCGGTGCGCTGAAGAAGGACACGTACTTCGTGGACCTCTACTTCCTCCGGTCTGTGGTCCAGAGGAGGATGGGCAACCTGGACGACGCCGCCGCATCCTTAAGGAGCTACCTGGAGGTTAGGAGGAACGACTACCGGGGCAAGTCGATCCTCCGATCCCTGGAGGACGAGATCAGGTCTTTGAGACTGGCCCTTCGACCCAAGGCGTCCATGCTGTCCGCCACGTTCGTGGACGCCCGGGATGGCAGCGTTCTTCCCAAATTGGACAGGACCTTTATCCTGGGCATGGGGGGGGCTGGGAAGGTGAGCTCCCTGGGGGACAAGCTCTTCCTGGTGGACAGCCTGGGGGACCGGGTAGTGATCTACCGGGGAGGCAAGAGGCTGGCGTCCCTGGCCATCAAGTCTCCGGTGGCGGTGGTGCCGCTGGACTACCTCAATTGGGTGGTCCTCTCCTCCGATGGTGGGGCCTTTAGGGTGGAGGAGAACCAGTACAGCGGCGCCATATCCCAATGGCCGTACTTCAAACACGATGGGCACATCTCAGATGGGGTGGCTCTCTCCGATGGGGCCTTCGCAGTCACGGACCGGATATCCGGGAGCCTGCTGATCCTATCATCCGGGGGCCGGGTAATGGGGCAATGGCGGCCCAAGGGATCCGGGAGGTTGCCCGAGCTGGTGGCGGTGGACTCCCTGGGGAGCCGCCTGGCGGTGGCGGACCGGGGGCGCGGGATGGTCTACGTGCTGGACTGGACGGGGGGATCCTCCTTCAAGGAGGTGGCCAACGTCCGGGTCAATGGCGTCAGGGACCTAACTTGGAACCACGAGGGGGGGCTCTTCGTGGTGGCCGAGGGCGGGGCCCTGTTCAAGGTGGGTCCCCTCTGGGATGGGACCGTTACGCTGGATACGGTGGCCAGGGGGCTCAAGGATCCGTGGACCGTATGCACCTACCAGGGGGGCATCATGCTGCTAGACCAGGGAGGGCGTCAGCCCCTCTGGGGCGGCCTGATCTACAACGATGGGGCGGTCAACGGCCTTTTCGGGGTTATGGACATGGCCATAGATGAGGGGGATGTTTACAGCCTCACCATGACGTCCCGGCTCTCCCCCTTTTTCGCCTCCATAGGGGACAGGTTCCCGGTGGTCAGGGGGGTTTGGCAGAACAAGCTGGCGCTGGTGTCGGTGAGCGGCAGCAGGAGGCTGATCCCGGAGCCCCAGGTGGTGGCCTTGGAGAGCCCCGACGGGGATCCATCCCGTCTGTGGCGGGATATACGCGCCAGGGAGGAGAAGGGGATGTCCTTGCCTCAGGTCCTTCTCCTCAACTCGAACGTCCGGTTGGGGCGAAGGGACCAGGAGAGGTTGCTGGCCTACTGTCTGATGAACGGCCTCAGGCTGGATGTGGCTGCCATAGGTGTCCCATCGTCGCCGGAGCTGGACGCGGTGAGGCGCCTTACCGGAGGAAGCTTGTATTTCCGGGCAAAGCCCGCACTGACTCCCCTGGACGGGGTGGAGTGGACCTTCCGGATGCCATTGCCCAAGGTGGACGTGCCGCTGGGCAACGTGTCGGACTCCCTGGTATCCCTCTTCGTGGACGCGGAGGACTATAGCTTCAGGGAGTGGATGCCCTTCTTCCCCGCCGCCTTCCGCTAG
- a CDS encoding valine--tRNA ligase, producing the protein MKDISLGKSYDPVPIEDGWYGRWIGADLFKADPESPKPKFGVVIPPPNVTGSLHMGHALNNTLQDIICRYKRMRGHEVLWLPGTDHAGIATQNVVERHLASQGISRHDLGREAFVEKVWEWKEQYGSRIIGQLKKLGASCDWSRERFTMDEGLSRAVRKVFVELYKKDLIYRGKYLINWCPRCRTALSDLEVEHQERDGNLYKVAYRFADGDGELHVMTTRPETILGDVAIAVHPRDERNRHLIGRKVVVPLVGRVIPVIEDNMVDPDFGTGCVKITPAHDHNDFLVGQRHGLEAIQVIDDQGLMTQEALEFAGLDRFEARKRAVEALRERGNLVEVVEHSHSVGHCYRCQTVVEPYLSEQWFVRAKPLAEVGVRAVREGKIKWIPESWVNVYYQWMENIRDWCISRQLWWGHRIPAWYCSCGHVIVDEVDPTHCPECGSSNLVQDEDVLDTWFSSALWPFSTMGWPEDTKELRSFYPTGLLVTGFDIIFFWVARMIMMGLEFMGDVPFHHVYIHALVRDERGQKMSKSKGNVIDPLDLIEKYGADALRMTLAALTVQGRDICLSASRVETYRFFLNKLWNASRFALMNLDGVDPGSPIDLKNLRIHDRWILRRLDQVKAQLADLLDGYFFGESARLLYDFTWSELCDWYLEMAKPALRGDEGEPRRSATQRVLLEVFRDLLRMMHPFIPFVTEELWHHFPFGGGFIVNAGWPDGTSPRFDQKDAEAMESIQEIIRSMRNLRAEASVPPQKEIERFILRVRSPEIEASLADNQDLVRLLTRCGKLEMIPADAQSPAKSLASVLRDVDVFLPVEGLWDIEAEIRRLSEEKKKVEAELERSLAKLGNRSFVERAPAEVVEKERASVEEKRARLERIRENIESLSR; encoded by the coding sequence ATGAAGGACATCTCTTTAGGCAAGAGCTACGACCCGGTCCCCATAGAGGACGGCTGGTACGGGCGGTGGATAGGGGCGGACCTGTTCAAGGCGGACCCAGAGTCCCCCAAGCCCAAGTTCGGAGTGGTGATACCTCCCCCCAACGTGACCGGTTCCCTCCATATGGGGCACGCGCTCAACAACACCCTTCAGGACATAATATGCCGCTACAAGCGGATGAGGGGCCATGAGGTCCTTTGGCTTCCCGGTACGGACCATGCGGGCATAGCCACCCAGAACGTGGTGGAGCGTCACCTGGCCTCCCAGGGCATATCCCGCCATGACCTGGGTAGGGAGGCCTTCGTGGAGAAGGTCTGGGAGTGGAAGGAGCAGTACGGTAGCCGGATAATAGGACAGCTGAAGAAGCTGGGGGCCTCCTGTGACTGGTCCAGGGAGAGGTTCACCATGGACGAGGGGCTATCCCGGGCGGTCAGGAAGGTCTTCGTGGAACTGTACAAGAAGGACCTCATCTACCGGGGCAAGTACCTCATAAACTGGTGCCCCCGGTGCAGGACTGCCTTGTCGGATCTGGAGGTGGAGCACCAGGAGAGGGACGGCAACCTCTACAAGGTGGCCTATCGCTTCGCCGATGGGGACGGGGAGCTCCACGTGATGACCACCCGGCCGGAGACCATCCTGGGGGACGTGGCCATAGCGGTCCACCCGAGGGACGAGAGGAACAGGCACCTGATAGGCCGCAAGGTGGTGGTTCCCCTGGTTGGGCGGGTCATCCCGGTCATAGAGGACAACATGGTGGACCCGGACTTCGGCACCGGTTGCGTCAAGATAACCCCCGCTCATGACCACAACGACTTCCTGGTGGGACAGAGACACGGTCTTGAGGCCATACAGGTCATAGACGACCAGGGGCTCATGACCCAGGAGGCCCTGGAGTTCGCCGGGCTCGACAGGTTCGAGGCCCGCAAGAGGGCGGTGGAGGCCCTTCGGGAGCGGGGTAACCTGGTGGAGGTGGTGGAGCACAGCCACTCGGTGGGACACTGCTACCGGTGTCAGACCGTGGTTGAACCCTACCTGTCGGAGCAGTGGTTCGTCCGGGCCAAGCCTCTGGCGGAGGTGGGGGTGAGGGCGGTCCGGGAGGGGAAGATAAAGTGGATCCCCGAGAGCTGGGTTAACGTCTACTACCAGTGGATGGAGAACATCCGGGACTGGTGCATATCCCGGCAGCTCTGGTGGGGACACCGGATACCCGCCTGGTACTGTTCCTGTGGACATGTGATCGTTGACGAGGTGGACCCCACCCACTGCCCCGAGTGCGGCTCCTCCAACCTGGTGCAGGATGAGGACGTTTTGGACACCTGGTTCTCCAGCGCCCTCTGGCCCTTCTCCACCATGGGCTGGCCCGAGGACACCAAGGAGCTAAGGAGCTTCTACCCCACGGGGCTTCTGGTAACCGGTTTCGACATCATATTCTTCTGGGTTGCCAGGATGATAATGATGGGGCTGGAGTTCATGGGGGATGTGCCGTTCCATCACGTGTACATCCACGCCCTGGTCAGGGATGAGAGGGGACAGAAGATGAGCAAGTCCAAGGGGAACGTGATCGATCCCCTGGACCTGATAGAGAAGTACGGGGCGGATGCGTTGAGGATGACCTTGGCGGCCTTGACCGTTCAGGGGAGGGACATATGCCTGTCCGCCTCCAGGGTTGAGACCTACCGCTTCTTCCTCAACAAGCTGTGGAACGCCAGCCGCTTCGCCCTCATGAACCTGGATGGAGTGGATCCGGGCTCGCCGATTGACCTCAAGAACCTGCGCATCCACGACCGGTGGATTCTGCGGAGGCTTGACCAGGTGAAGGCCCAGTTGGCGGACCTGCTGGACGGGTACTTCTTCGGCGAGTCCGCCAGGCTACTCTACGATTTCACCTGGTCCGAGCTGTGCGACTGGTACCTGGAGATGGCGAAGCCGGCCCTCCGGGGGGACGAAGGGGAGCCTAGGCGATCGGCCACCCAGAGGGTCCTCCTGGAGGTCTTCCGGGACCTTCTCAGGATGATGCATCCCTTCATCCCCTTCGTAACCGAGGAGCTGTGGCATCACTTCCCCTTCGGTGGCGGGTTCATAGTGAACGCCGGATGGCCCGATGGGACCTCTCCCCGATTTGACCAAAAGGACGCGGAGGCCATGGAGTCCATCCAGGAGATCATCCGGAGCATGAGGAACCTGAGGGCCGAGGCCTCGGTGCCGCCCCAGAAGGAGATCGAGCGGTTCATCCTGAGGGTCCGGAGCCCGGAGATCGAGGCGTCGCTGGCGGATAACCAGGACCTGGTGCGGCTTCTTACCCGATGCGGGAAGCTGGAGATGATCCCTGCGGATGCCCAATCCCCCGCCAAGAGTCTTGCCAGCGTCTTGAGGGACGTGGACGTTTTCCTGCCGGTGGAGGGCCTATGGGACATCGAGGCGGAGATACGGCGACTGTCTGAGGAGAAGAAGAAGGTGGAGGCAGAGCTGGAGAGATCCCTGGCCAAGCTGGGCAACCGATCCTTCGTGGAGCGGGCCCCCGCCGAGGTGGTGGAGAAGGAGAGGGCCTCGGTGGAGGAGAAGAGAGCCCGACTCGAGAGGATAAGGGAGAACATAGAGAGCCTGAGCCGATGA
- a CDS encoding Gfo/Idh/MocA family protein, translated as MQLSVRVGVIGVGHLGYHHARIYSEILGATLVGVVDSNEDRAQYVGDTMGVPHFSDFVQFLDTVRPHAVSVAVPTSLHYQVASEALKRGIHVLVEKPVTTKVEEAETLLKIAAERDLVLQVGHVERFNSAVQYVRSMIDSPLLIQSRRMGPFSPRISDVGVVLDLMIHDIDIILSMVNSDIDRISATGSVVRSDHEDIACAQITFKNGTIAHVVVSRVSEKRIRQMDIMERERYIVVDFESQDVSINRCIKGGSGLVEVVEHPVYPKKEPLKMELQHFVDCVKEGKEPLVGIRDGKRALEVCVKVLRQIEQDAVGIKAHTA; from the coding sequence ATCCAGTTGTCTGTTAGGGTAGGGGTAATAGGGGTTGGTCACCTGGGGTACCATCATGCCCGGATATATTCCGAGATCCTGGGGGCCACCCTGGTGGGGGTGGTGGACTCCAACGAGGACAGGGCCCAGTATGTGGGTGACACCATGGGGGTTCCCCACTTCTCGGATTTCGTTCAGTTTCTGGATACCGTGAGGCCCCATGCGGTGAGCGTGGCGGTGCCCACCAGTCTTCACTATCAGGTGGCCAGCGAGGCCCTCAAGAGGGGGATCCATGTGCTGGTGGAGAAGCCGGTGACCACCAAGGTGGAGGAGGCGGAGACGCTGCTCAAGATTGCGGCGGAGAGGGACCTGGTCTTGCAGGTGGGACACGTTGAGCGGTTCAACAGCGCGGTGCAGTACGTTAGGAGCATGATTGACTCCCCGCTTCTCATCCAGTCCAGGCGGATGGGGCCCTTCTCCCCCAGGATCAGCGACGTTGGGGTAGTGTTGGACCTCATGATCCACGACATAGATATCATCCTCTCCATGGTGAACTCCGACATAGACCGCATATCCGCCACCGGCTCGGTGGTCAGGTCCGATCACGAGGATATCGCCTGTGCTCAGATAACCTTCAAGAACGGGACCATCGCCCACGTGGTGGTCAGCCGGGTGTCGGAGAAGAGGATCCGGCAGATGGACATCATGGAGAGGGAGAGGTACATCGTGGTGGACTTCGAGTCCCAGGACGTGTCTATAAACCGGTGCATCAAGGGCGGCTCCGGCCTCGTCGAGGTGGTGGAGCACCCGGTCTACCCCAAGAAGGAGCCCCTCAAGATGGAGCTCCAGCACTTCGTGGACTGTGTGAAGGAGGGCAAGGAGCCCCTGGTGGGCATCCGGGACGGCAAGAGGGCTCTCGAGGTGTGCGTCAAGGTCCTTAGGCAGATAGAGCAGGATGCGGTGGGGATCAAGGCCCATACCGCTTGA
- a CDS encoding bifunctional folylpolyglutamate synthase/dihydrofolate synthase has translation MIPWDRFEEELSSLASPGIRPGLSRLARLLDLLGNPQRRFPSILVVGTNGKGSTCSALSSCLSAGGYRVGLYTSPHLESPGERLRIGGEQISCHELWPRLERVAHVIQGDPRLSSDRPSYFEILTAVAFSYLADASIHLAVIEAGMGGRLDATNTLGMVECVVCAPIGLDHREYLGSTVRHVAAEKMAVIRPGKPAVFAGDPGGDGLEEMFLERCAKVGAKPVIHSRECRVELLQMSLGGCRFRRTRGSVEEELFIPLAGLHQPYNGSLALTALEEISDRFPLSRSAMVEGLSKVTWPGRMEWIPLDGSRGVILDGAHNPHGMRVLVDSLKRIQNPEGTAVVFAAMGDKDLEGTLGILGELKSPLFVTTVPGLARSATVEVLSSLASKLGIPLAGSNPDPMEAVKMALDVGPTVVVCGSLFLVGHVRGRIRGS, from the coding sequence ATGATCCCCTGGGACCGGTTCGAGGAGGAGCTCTCCAGCCTGGCCAGTCCGGGAATAAGGCCCGGCCTTTCCAGACTGGCCAGGTTGCTGGACCTACTGGGGAACCCCCAGCGGAGGTTCCCCTCTATACTGGTGGTGGGTACCAACGGCAAGGGATCAACCTGCTCTGCCCTGTCCTCCTGCCTGTCCGCCGGGGGCTACCGGGTTGGGTTGTACACCAGCCCGCACCTTGAGAGTCCCGGAGAGAGGCTGAGGATAGGGGGGGAGCAGATCTCCTGCCATGAACTCTGGCCCAGGCTCGAGAGGGTGGCCCATGTGATCCAGGGGGATCCGAGGCTTTCTTCGGATCGTCCGTCCTACTTTGAGATCCTTACCGCCGTGGCCTTCTCCTACCTGGCGGACGCCTCCATCCACTTGGCGGTGATTGAGGCCGGGATGGGGGGGCGGTTGGATGCCACCAACACCCTGGGCATGGTGGAGTGTGTGGTCTGTGCCCCCATAGGTTTGGACCATCGGGAATACCTGGGGTCCACGGTTCGCCACGTGGCGGCAGAGAAGATGGCGGTCATAAGGCCCGGGAAGCCGGCGGTCTTCGCCGGGGACCCGGGGGGCGATGGTCTGGAGGAGATGTTCCTCGAGAGATGCGCCAAGGTAGGTGCCAAGCCGGTGATCCACTCAAGGGAATGTCGGGTAGAGCTACTCCAGATGTCCCTCGGTGGTTGCCGTTTCCGCCGCACCAGGGGCTCAGTAGAGGAGGAGCTGTTCATCCCCTTAGCGGGGCTTCACCAGCCTTACAACGGATCCCTGGCCCTTACCGCCCTGGAGGAGATATCGGACCGGTTCCCCCTGTCCAGGTCCGCCATGGTGGAGGGGCTATCGAAGGTTACCTGGCCCGGTCGGATGGAGTGGATCCCCTTGGATGGTTCCCGGGGAGTGATCCTGGACGGGGCCCACAACCCCCACGGCATGAGGGTCCTGGTGGATAGCCTCAAGAGGATCCAGAACCCGGAGGGAACCGCGGTGGTCTTCGCCGCCATGGGGGACAAGGATCTAGAGGGCACTTTGGGGATACTGGGGGAGCTTAAATCGCCCCTTTTCGTCACCACCGTCCCCGGCCTTGCCCGGTCCGCCACGGTGGAGGTCCTATCTTCCCTGGCGTCCAAACTGGGAATCCCCTTGGCGGGTTCCAATCCGGACCCCATGGAGGCGGTGAAGATGGCGCTGGATGTCGGCCCCACGGTGGTGGTTTGTGGCAGCCTCTTCCTGGTGGGGCACGTGAGAGGGAGGATTAGGGGAAGTTGA
- a CDS encoding polyphenol oxidase family protein — MITQREDLVAGHRVMRIEEDGSFRGCLLLDGPLVDGGSGISLDLGALEGLIGDGWSSIASPRQVHGDRILAFHHDLPMDPAPEADGVMISCRGAVGAMRYADCVPVLLGVRSEPLIVGLHSGYSGTVLGICERALDAMEGTVTDWGSVWAWVGPSVCGGCYSRRVHDPATARGMRELHSSRWRVEGDLVYFDIKGAVVDQLRSRIPAPNVMVSPLCTFEDPSLPSFRRDRTARRMALLFGLPKV; from the coding sequence TTGATCACCCAAAGGGAAGATCTGGTGGCGGGGCATCGGGTGATGAGGATAGAGGAGGACGGCTCCTTCCGGGGCTGTCTTCTGCTGGATGGCCCACTGGTCGACGGGGGATCCGGGATCTCACTGGACCTTGGAGCGTTGGAGGGGTTGATAGGAGATGGATGGAGCTCCATCGCATCCCCTCGGCAGGTTCACGGGGATCGGATCCTTGCCTTCCATCATGATCTTCCGATGGATCCCGCTCCGGAGGCGGATGGGGTTATGATCTCCTGTCGGGGAGCGGTGGGGGCGATGAGGTACGCGGACTGCGTCCCGGTGCTCCTGGGAGTAAGGAGCGAGCCCTTGATCGTGGGGCTCCACTCGGGCTACTCCGGCACGGTGTTGGGGATTTGCGAGAGGGCGTTGGATGCCATGGAGGGGACGGTTACGGATTGGGGCTCCGTCTGGGCGTGGGTGGGTCCTTCCGTGTGTGGTGGCTGCTACAGCCGGAGGGTCCATGACCCCGCCACGGCGCGAGGCATGAGGGAGCTCCATTCGTCCCGCTGGAGGGTGGAGGGGGACCTGGTCTACTTCGACATAAAGGGAGCCGTGGTGGACCAGCTCAGGTCAAGGATCCCCGCTCCCAACGTGATGGTCAGCCCCCTATGCACCTTCGAGGATCCGAGCCTCCCATCCTTTCGGAGGGACCGGACAGCTAGGCGGATGGCCCTCCTTTTCGGTTTGCCTAAGGTTTAG